DNA sequence from the Salminus brasiliensis chromosome 3, fSalBra1.hap2, whole genome shotgun sequence genome:
AGACTAGAAATGCAGCCTAGTCGGAACAATGTCAATGAACTGATGTGTCCTTCCCTcggttacccacagttctcaCTTTTTAAACACCATAATGAACATGGAGAAAAACAAAGCGTCTGGAGCAGAGTTCCTTTTaagatattatttttttataattatgaaAGAAATTTAAACACAAGGGGCTTCATTTTGTCCCACAAGATTCGCACCCCAATAACAAGAGATGGGACCTTTCTGGTGATCAAACAGACAGAAACCCTGACCCTCACTCAATCAGTCAATTTAATAAGACTTTGTAAAATTACATGATGAAAACTTTTCAGCATAATGTTAATGGACCATAATCCACCAAGTGTTCCTATCCACCAACTGGACCAACTGGACTAAAACCCACTATCGGAGACTCTGGCATTCCTGTTTTCTTATtggggatttgttcagtttacaaggGCAATGGGATCCACCATAATAAGAGTCttataatgttattagaactttagaACTTTAATAGACATTAATCACTTTATAATTAATCActgatacactatatatataaatatagtgtatcagtgttctttaatgcTTGTtgaggcgagagagagaatgagttgTACCTGTGCTGCTGTCTGTGCTGTCACAGGTGAGTCTCTGCAGCAGCCCTAACAGTGCTGGTTTCAGCAGGTGAGAATGGACAGAGCCAGAGGAGCATCCAGCCTGCAGGTAACACCGTAACACCTGTACCGCCCGACTAGCTACTGACACGTCCTCTTCACAGAGTACACCCttcaaaaagagagagtgagcatgtgcgtgtgagagagagacagatgggcCGGAGGATTCAGAGTGTTTTATCGGCCAGTAAAGCTCGCTCTGCGGCGTGACTGAGTGCAGAGTTATGAGAGTTATTATCTCACCAGCAGGGTTAGAACTGTGGAGGGGTTCTTCTTCAGCAGCTCCAAAACCACAGATGACTCCAGGGTCTGCTCTAGATCCGGTTGGCTGTGTTCTTTCTGACCACACACGGCCTGTTCTAACCCacctgccagccagccagacagaaCCCTCACCCCGAGTCTCTCAGCCAGCCCAGGGTAGTGGAAGATGAAGCGTAGGAGAGCGGGAtgaggggaggagagaggagagaaggagagaggagtgGAGGAAAGAGCTTCACCGATGCTGTTCAGAgaaacctgagagagagagaggtaaagcaGTATTACCCGATCTGGATCAGAACCACTGTGTAGTTTATTACCCGGTCTAGATCAGAACTGGTGTGTAGTGTATTACCCAGTCTGGATCAGAACTGGTGTGTAGTGTATTACCCAGTCTGGATCAGAACTCGTGTGTAGTGTATTACCCAGTCTAGATCAGGGCTGTTCTCCTGAGTTGCTGCCAACAGATAAAGTGCAGATTGTAGAACTGACTGAGGAAGAGAACCATGCTGttcctgcagcacacacacagatcgcACTACACTGGAGAATATGGCAGCATCAGACAGCATCCTgtaacatacacacaaacacagcagataAAGCACTCCAGGTCAGTACTGGTGAACAGAGACTAGGGACACTGTAAAAATAAGAATTGCAGAAGCCCTGGATCCACTGCTTCTCCAGCTATTAGACATTGgacatggtaccaataggtttgtgtagctgtatgcatttattataagaggtgtccacatacatttgggcATAAAGTGTATCAACAATAGTCACAACAGTGTGTCGTTTTTGTCagactgtgaatgtgttttattattcaCTCAGTACAAATCACTGAGCGCGGTCTGTTGTACAGTATCTTAGCTAAACTCTCAGTACTGGTAGAAAATGCTGCTGTTTCAGTGAAGCACTAATGGCATTTTCCACCCTGGGGAAGTTTACTGTTTGAAGTTTGAAGAGCGTAGAGAAAAGAGATAGGCCTTGAAGATCTATCAGATCTGCTACCTCTCCGACAAGGTGGAAAAACAGTTCGTTGCTGGGCAGAGAACATCAATGCTCAGCCTCTGCTCTGCATTCTAGCCAATAAAAAGTCATCTGTATCTCTAGTCTACAGAGAGTACTGTGAAGAACCGAGCTGCGCGGTTCTCTTCCGTTTGGCCGAGCTTGAGAATGAAAAAATGTTGATTTTATTTCTCATCACTTTGATAAAGTGAGCGCACACCTGTCGCCGTGCAGCAGCGAGAGATACAGCAGGTGCAGTAAACAGAACTGCAGGTTTTGATTTTCTGCCGGAACCTCAGCCAGCACCGACGGCCAATCACACGCATGACAGCACAGGGACGGCAAGCAGTCCCGCAAGACGTACTCCACCTCCTCTACACctgccacagagagagagagcgagagagaaagagagagagagtgagagagagagcgagcgagcaagcgagagagagagcgagagagagagagcgagcgagagagagagagagagagagagagagagagagagcgagagagagagagagagaggaaagtcAGGCTGTAAAAGAAATTGTGGAACGTGCAGAGTGTAAACAGAGGAGGAGATATTTTCCGATGTTCTGAATTTTTAGGCTTTTGTTGTGTCAAGACACTGAAAACAGTTCATACAGAATGCAAATTAACTGGAAACATGATTTATTACACAACCTCAACATTAATACAGAGGAAACACTTAAATTTATATCCCCTTCAGGAAGAAGctaaatatgacattttttatGGATTTTTAACACCAAATATCCACTAATACACTGAATTAACTCTATATGGACATGTTCTTGATTATTGCACATCCTCTTAAATTGTCCTAAAGGTTCTTGTACATAAGATAACACCCACATGTTTTCCATCGACCTGAAAGAGCGCCCATGTGACCTACAGCTCTGTATGATGGGATattctgaccctaaacctgtaAAACTGACGTCAGATTTGAGAAATTCTTCATAgttcctgcaaaaaaaaacacccctgtACTCATGTGGACAAAGTGTTACAAAGAAGGACAACCAATGCGCGCAAGGCTCCTTGATTGAtgttcatggaggtcccaccccacaacttgcaggactgaaaggatctgctgctaatgttagtcttggtgtcagataccacagcaggacaccttcagaggtcatgtGGAGACCACGCCTCAATGGGGTAgagctgttgtggcagcacaaggaggACCTATTCAATATTAGGTGTGAATGTTATGTCTGATCTGTGTATATGACTCATTTGCTTCtgtatgcaaacacacacaccttgcagGTGGCTGCCAGTCACAGGGTCTGGCTGGGAAAGCAGACACACGCACAGTTTCAGTAGAAACCCACAGCAAGCTGCGTTCAGAGATGAGTgtctgaaagtgagagagagcgaacCGTGCATCCACACTGAAAACAACAGCACTGTGAGTTTATGTGATTCAAATGTGACCATTAGAGctggaaaattcaggtccagaaagtaacaATCCGCCTCCAGCTGCCTGGGCAACTAATCTAAGCTGAAGCAGACCTGctcaggcagttggaacaaaacccaggggtggatttttactttctggacctgaattttccagCTCCAATAGGTTTTACACaggtgatgaatggaccaatgccAAACTGCTGCCAGcttagaactgtgtgtgtgtgtcagatcaCACAATGATTGACAGTTGCGTCTCTCTGGCAGCGTAAACAACCTAGCGCCCCTGGCAGGTGAGCGACACCGCCAGCAATGCTTGAGATGGCAAACGCAGCAGGCAGGGTTGGTGTGGCTCAGCTCCACATGTTTGTGCTGTCTGAAGTACATCGACAAAAATTTCAGTAATTAACATCCCTCGTTTCCCACCATCTCCTCCACCCACACACTCCCCttcacacactgtatatttctGCATGATTGTGTGTTACAGCTGGAAATGTTGGTCAGAACCCAAACGAACCAGGCTGCTCATGCTGTGCTTAGCTGGGTTCAGACATTAGTTCTTAAATCGGTGCCCGAGtttgaatttattcagtattttgatTGATGTGGTTCGAGTGAGGTTCAGGCTTCTTTTTGTCAGGGCTGATTAAAGctctaacgtgtgtgtgtgtgagttctgtACCTGTTTCCTGGACACAGCCGAGCTTTGTGTTCTAGAGCCAGCCTAATGAAGCCGGAGGAGGCTGAGAGgcagagtaaaagagagagagacctgtgTAATAATGCTTATTTCTGCTAGCACCCCTATGGTATTCTAGTAGTACTTTATcttgacaaaaatattgggacacctgctcatgcactgcttcttctgaaatcaaggatattaaagaattgatcctgcttttgttggagtaactgtctctactgtcgaGAGAAGTTGACTTTCTACTagcttttggaggagcattgctgtgaggatttgattgcattcagcaacaagaacgctagtaaggtcaggatgttggatgattgatcatcACCCGACCTCatgctccccaactcatcccaaaatgagttgtctgtgtgcatttgcacatctgtgtcagcaattagtCCAACTTAACGTAGCTGAatagtgcattcattagaaagggtgtccacaaacttttggacaaacCTTTTAatgtatgcaagtgtgtgtttgctctcaCCTAGTTTAGTGGCGAAGGCGGgcgtgagggagggagagagagaaaactgcAGAGAGAGAACGGAGAAAAACAGCTGCAGCACCCGCGGACTGGGGACACGCTCACACACCCTCtgctctcaaacacacacacacacacacaaataaaaatatactgtgtatatctgtatatttttattttatcagtACATAACTTCATTGTGGAgattaatgttatcagaactCACAGTGACTGTGGGGATGATGGCTGTGTCGCAGCAGTGTAGgagacacaaacagagagacTCCCGTGTGTCCTCATTCTGTACGTCtggagctgtgagtgtgttgtCCTTCACACTGGCCTCAGTCACACACTCCTCTGCCAGTCtggacacacacagatacacacagacacacagatttGATCTGAACATGCATGAACTCAACTCTTAGTGTATcacagtgtgtgtatctgcatgtgtgtgtacctgcatGCCTCCTGGAAGCTGGTCAGGGCCTGGATTAAAAACACTGCTGCTCTGAAAGACTGGCTGCAAGACTCAGAATCAGAAACCCaccgctaacacacacacacacataacatgAAAAACTGGTTAAATACACTCTGACCATTATCATTCGTGTCACACCAGTAAACCTAGTGATACTGCTTCAAAgagacaggcacacacacactcaccctgcGCTGTGAAGTGATATGTGAGGGTACCTCAGCACATCTGGAGGCTAAAGCCTCCACTGTCCTCTTCAGCTCTCCATAATGAACCGGACTGCACTGATGATGGACcctatacacaaacacacacacacacacacacacacatacacacacacacacacacacacacacacacacacacacacacatacacacacagttaatgcTGCAAAATAAAGTCAGACTGAACAAGCTAACAGGtaacattaaacactgtaataTAATACCACACACAGCTTAGGACTGGACAATATACcgtaaacatatatatatatattcattttaaaaacaagtTTATACAAAATTATCATATTTGTCAAATCGCATTACATTATAAATGTTCTCATCGTGTCGTATCTCAACATTTCTCTAAAGCATATCAAATGTGTTTTGAGTCAAATCGCCCACCTCTAACACGGGCTGGTTTCTCTATTTTACACACTCACTACACGAGTGAGTTTTGTCACTCATAATATAAATAGGGGTGTAAAAAAAAGTATCAATATagtgaaatattgtgatattatgttCTGCAACACTGCATCAATTCTcagatttttaatgaatagaTGTTAAGGtgggtggcagacagtggttcattttatgttgtgtttaaccctgaccactagatggcagtgctgtgttttcagatcccactgttctgattggataaacagTAAACCTTTCTTCTATTTTATGCTTATGATGGAGACttaaactgattaaaaaaattacCACATATCGTCTTGCTTTCAGCAGCATGGTATATCTCGCAACATATTAAATAGTATCCCCTGAATGGTGACACGTATCATATTGCTAGGTTATGCAACATTGCATATTGCTGCCAAAACACAGCCCTAACCATCACTGGGTCTATgaaatacgtgtgtgtgtgtgtgtgtgtgtacctaaACAGTGCAGTAGCTGCTCTTGCTGCCTGTGTAGACACTCTGAAGCAGGATGACACCACGCCCCCTTGGACGACTTCAGCCACGCCCACAAATCCAGGAACAGTGGGGAACAGGCGCACACCTGTAGGCTGTCTGAACATGATAATAATATCTACTGACCAATTCATAGTAGAAACTGAGAAATCGTGATACGATACCATTAGATACCACATAATTCATTGTATATATTGATATagagtaaatactgaataattcatggtagtgtgtatgtgtgtgtgtgtgtgtttgtacctcTCCAGTGTAGCTGTAAGCAGCTTTAGGCCCTGGTTTTGAACCTCTAGATTAGGCAGCTTTAATACTGCCTTCAGACTGCGCACCAGAGACTCaatacctaacacacacacacacacacacacaaacacagtttaTTAAGTACATTTCTGCTCCAGATGGTGAGTTCTGAGTCATTATAAAACTGGCATCATGCTCAAGAAGAAAAACATAATCTCTTGATATTTCCTCTAGATGTCCAGTAGGGGGCAGCGGCGTCACACATACGCAGTCAGCATACCCTCTCCATTACCCCTGTGTAAAACCCTGAAATGAGCTTAACTTCATCACATACAATTAAGTTTTCATTTGAAGGAATAAACTGAACAGTTGTAATGTATTATTCACAAACTCTTTAAGAGTCTTTAAACACAGTAGTAGAATTTTGTCATATGCACTAATAAATATGTGCACATATGAAATTTGCAATAACTATATTCagatttatattacatttttttaatctgcCTATTTGTCATATTTCTTTTTATGCCATCTCATGAACCTCTATACATTTACTTTAATCATACACTTTATATGTACACTGCTGCTTATGCCTCTTTGCTTCTGATGTCCATGTCAGGGACCTCTTTCTATTTATACGAACACTTAAACTCTTACACTCCTACAGTTTAGTAAAATACCATTTATATGCTTCATGttaattaatgtttaatgtttatttaaatggttGATGCTTACTGTTGCACCATGGGTGTGAAAGTAACGTAATTTCAATCCCGTGTATGTCCTGCACATATTACAGATCTGACTATAAAGCAGACTTTGATATGTAGTAGTTGTACTGTTGTATATGTCTAATTTTATTGAATAGCGAGACACACAGAAAACTTTACCGTAGATGGAGTGGCACTGTGAGAAGAACGCAGCGTcctcacacagcagcagcaggcagcCGTACACCGACCACAGCAGAACTTCGTCAGTACAGCTCAGCCGCTCAAACAGGAACtctatttaacatttattgaagTCAGTTCGCTCAAACCATTCCAAGGGGTCTTTCCAGATTTACCACCTCTAAAAGACAGACCAACCCCCTTCCAGAAAAATCTAAGTCCTCTAATAACAACCAAACCCTCCCAGTCCAACCACTCCAGAGAGGACctacagtactgtgtgtgtactggtacTGACCTGGTAAATCTGCCTGTATGAACGCAGCACAGTACTGGCTGGGGGAGTGTGTTAGTACAGCagatacacactgaacactcaccACCTGCACACACTCATCACCGCCCAGCAACAGCtacagaggaacagagagagagaatcccaGCAATTTACAATGATATCAAAAACTAAAATGacagactatatatataaagaactgGAATTGTTTCATTGAGAAACGCTGTTTTCTGTTGTCTCCTCAAGCCTGGACTCagtgtttttctgctgctgtgtttattattaa
Encoded proteins:
- the LOC140551009 gene encoding meiosis inhibitor protein 1 — its product is MSNLDLILERIHLRHDPRWSARGVCVACVLELIDREDVSTVRKSAALTGALELLKTTGVVRDILQQDERVCLHFTSSLLMLIQLLLDLKREQFVQHVLDELQTQLGEAAGGRVLPYLTFLGKLVDALLLGGDECVQVVSVQCVSAVLTHSPSQYCAAFIQADLPEFLFERLSCTDEVLLWSVYGCLLLLCEDAAFFSQCHSIYGIESLVRSLKAVLKLPNLEVQNQGLKLLTATLERQPTGVRLFPTVPGFVGVAEVVQGGVVSSCFRVSTQAARAATALFRVHHQCSPVHYGELKRTVEALASRCAEVPSHITSQRRRWVSDSESCSQSFRAAVFLIQALTSFQEACRLAEECVTEASVKDNTLTAPDVQNEDTRESLCLCLLHCCDTAIIPTVTRVCERVPSPRVLQLFFSVLSLQFSLSPSLTPAFATKLASSGFIRLALEHKARLCPGNRHSSLNAACCGFLLKLCVCLLSQPDPVTGSHLQGVEEVEYVLRDCLPSLCCHACDWPSVLAEVPAENQNLQFCLLHLLYLSLLHGDRMLSDAAIFSSVVRSVCVLQEQHGSLPQSVLQSALYLLAATQENSPDLDWVSLNSIGEALSSTPLSFSPLSSPHPALLRFIFHYPGLAERLGVRVLSGWLAGGLEQAVCGQKEHSQPDLEQTLESSVVLELLKKNPSTVLTLLGVLCEEDVSVASRAVQVLRCYLQAGCSSGSVHSHLLKPALLGLLQRLTCDSTDSSTVPGCVCAVLEVLCLVQKNSSALSDLDNTDFKLLYHVSNLVGKVKCSNTEYLQPALNYLYCCLSLCPTHTADRGVMELLQVLLNLSHSPSLSSLSPSPPLVCSSLLLLSSLITLQHTHSAQVQKSVCLELDSIVRVLTFCKRHTDSLVLVCMVRLVQAVLDVDLSSPVVCVSECAGLQRPLQPADGVLHPLGYRGATSLLTALQSLLLQKQELLLSASVNCLRSLMDFLYRRKPAIAQHVVNQPWNRFLLYSLLNSGENLMLHPATLSLLTLLVHWSGGIKQWESDVECVCEAAERRGVKELGENSTHTLRLLLTECSVFSLSEQLKVRVCSLLECLDQLPPQETNTSASVQVGALSICSADFRVNTHTFTQ